The window CCAAGAAAACTCATGGCGCATAAAAGGCGCATGGAATTTCCTGAAGTGAACATGCCGTCCAAAAGGTCCGGGCACACATTGGCAGCCCAGAAAGGGGTGGCGGGTGTGGTAGCCAGAATCTTTACGGAATTTGGAGCAAGATAAAGAGCAAGAGCAAGAGCAAGAAAAGAAATCGCCCGCGCCAATCTGACAGCGCGTCACGCCGCCGCAATTTTTAACGCGTTTGTCCTGGTGAGAGCCGCGAATGGGGGCGTCCTGCCCCGCTGCCGGGACAAGCGAAAAACCCCGGACAGCGTGAACTGTCCGGGGCCTGAGGATATCCTCTCGTCTTTGGCGGTTATTTCCTGCGGCGAAGGACGGAGACGCCGCCCGCGCCGAAGGCCGCCGCCAGCAGGAGCAGGCCCAGCCCGCCCGCGGCGGGCATGCGCGCGTCGGTGGTCACGGTGAAGATCGCCGAGTAGGCCGTCACCTCGCCGTCCGTGACGGCGCAGACGTACTTGCCCTCGCTCGCGTTGACCACGGGGTCAATCACGAAGGTGTTCCCCAGCGCGCCGGGGATGTCCACGAAGCCGGCGCCGTTGTCCTTGAGCCAGCGGCTGGCAAGCTGGCCCGCGCCGCCTGTCGCCGTGACGGCCATCTCGACGCGCGCGCCAAGGGAGGTGCGGATTTGGGTCTGGCCGACGGGGGTCACGGTGATGAGCGTGCCCTCGCGGTCCACACTGTGCGTCTCGCCCGTGGTGAAGCCGACGGCCAGGGCCTGGTCCGCCACGTCCTTCGCGCCGCCGCCGGTCACCACGTTGAGCCGGTAGGTGCCCTTGCCCGCGGTGTTCACGGTGGCCCGGTACCAGGTCGGGCCGACCCGGACAACGTTCAGGTTCGTGGCCGCGGCGCTGCCCGTGGTGACCACGGCGAAGTCAGCGGCGGAGGCGGCGCTCATGCTGTGGCTGAAGCGCACGTCCCAGGAGACCTGTTCGGCGTCCGTCCACGCGCTGCCCGCGGGATCATGCCGCCTGACCGAGGCGACCGTCGGCGCCGGGGGGCCTTCGGCGAGAATGGCGATCTGGTCCACTTTTACCGGGCCGGTCAGGCCGCCGCCGTGGTTCGGGAAGTCGAAGCGGAACTGCTGGATGATGGTGGCCTCGGACCAGAAGGCGCCCGCCTGGGAGAGGTCCGCCCAATATTCGCTGACCTGCGTGTCGGAGGGGTTGACGGCGTAGCCCCGCTCATATCCCCCGGTGAAATCCGCGTTTCGGTCGTCGTCCCAGAAGAGCATGGCAAAGGTGGCGGGGGTGCCGTTCTGCGCGCGCACCTTCAGCCAGTTGCCCTGGGCGCGGGGCAGGGACATCATGGGCGAGCCGAGCATCGGGTCAGTGGCCGCGTCCGCCGTGGTGTACTGCATCTGCCCCTTCAACTGAACCGGACCGGAGACTATCTGATTGAGGCCGCGCCAGCCCTCGAGGTCGCCGGGCGTGTCAAAGTTCCAGACGCTTTTCATGGCGCCCGTGGCCGAGTGGAGG is drawn from Candidatus Hydrogenedentota bacterium and contains these coding sequences:
- a CDS encoding LamG domain-containing protein; this encodes MSVKFARMGAVLAVLMVCGAVFAESPLAFYPFIGNANDLSGWTGRNATVNGASLTADRLGTPNRAYAFTANGQSISSPLQQGNGAAINAYSIAAWFKTTSADTDGNAIVSARGEDTKRSLTLCMSPGFGGIPAGRIFFGLDTANVGFGVFTNAAVNDGNWHHVVGVFSSGGGAITNGNFSIYLDGLSASVTPVSVGTPGDAPVTNTSTTLIGKQATWGDGSTWNGSLGQIAIYNRALNAGDAACLHSATGAMKSVWNFDTPGDLEGWRGLNQIVSGPVQLKGQMQYTTADAATDPMLGSPMMSLPRAQGNWLKVRAQNGTPATFAMLFWDDDRNADFTGGYERGYAVNPSDTQVSEYWADLSQAGAFWSEATIIQQFRFDFPNHGGGLTGPVKVDQIAILAEGPPAPTVASVRRHDPAGSAWTDAEQVSWDVRFSHSMSAASAADFAVVTTGSAAATNLNVVRVGPTWYRATVNTAGKGTYRLNVVTGGGAKDVADQALAVGFTTGETHSVDREGTLITVTPVGQTQIRTSLGARVEMAVTATGGAGQLASRWLKDNGAGFVDIPGALGNTFVIDPVVNASEGKYVCAVTDGEVTAYSAIFTVTTDARMPAAGGLGLLLLAAAFGAGGVSVLRRRK